A genomic region of Drosophila kikkawai strain 14028-0561.14 chromosome X, DkikHiC1v2, whole genome shotgun sequence contains the following coding sequences:
- the Sec16 gene encoding uncharacterized protein Sec16 isoform X7, which translates to MLHNNASWLPPHQQQQQPQQQQHPQQPHPPHLQQQQQPHPVQHPQQQQLYASQMFQQQQQQQPTTGYWPPEEQQQPQSLNYNNYFAGQQQPLQQPPQQQQQMYYPTHHQLPQAPAETALDSFDNNNSGGGGGGSVRNDGWGDWGDWNDNNNSSSNGNEAVMETPPEQLLEDSFNVQSSPGSWQAFANNNTELSLQPPGPPLMQQQTAPPSLLQQQQQPLAPPLLQQQPVAPPLLQHQPVPPPPELGQEPEVDAIVPPQAFQNQPAAAPPPALAPPAALPPSMSPAAGNPFKRSTGLSKRVNILATPPEGGASSSPALAPVAPAVAPMAPAVVPAPSEQLFGLPAEAQGEPFSILAALPVAASIGAPLPAVVPAPAPAPAPAPAPAPVASIYAPPLLEQPDNQEVLAAPNDERAQYLQTSHLSEQLGEGEADQDAGLLPPPGLSRLVLGQPELDFQQQRLVTGGTEQSSLNVAQAAALQHMEERQADGEDTSDGEQQVRNLQTPPRRVVTGVETSVAPVAPLSVREQREVVLDGENLEDREALSPPPTAELPQVHHILPADESEQLQHHNPPQALTDQQQQPSQQPSLGQQQQPQLEKRAEAGRRGNAASLELESEDESDEFLASERERDREHARERRDPIDERPRGGRGGRGSHYTYDGETEDSVRGAPHNESKTLRDSHHRRSNHESTRSRRHPEPEVERERERERDRDRERDRERERTFRRRSNKYFSGGEDQEQRSYDHPRHGYNNSNYDGESDNLEINHLGEGELDASGVGAPGSIGGGGRSSKTGRQRRSAVEEDYEEYERERDRYYSRRSTKQHPTDKPRSSGGRRSYDNQGRGSGRIDDSRRSRHNDLRNWDGYEEYRRKSSRNSDLEKERINGGGGGSATAGGPGSGTGKRRIQYAAGVSGAYDPYGMYEQMSRNPHVYADMYAKFYGQMINSMTAAVTANASAVPGAGGVGAMLGALVPGAVPAAAATQLVTPGSVSAGSSEAALLKERERAAATPGESAGAAPTTTYGGVTTTAVVARPPRRRTPLLFNRPHLVASYAMSMLLKVKPKYAGRGRLRNDVEVAPLRIRDGTSSLLRMYPGPLQGRKLHKDKIISFCKEQIRLGPTRGCTVLYATQKKPQGSVNKYRASHALMWHLLILLLRQNGYIADTDVGDLLLDNQQEYPYDPNEYEVEAEPDADEQQQQEGETLVQAEKPLDDSEADSETGGAGALPEPTVTVGANANATGEAASPLSEQAATDKFRSYVLRGNVEEALQWATDNGLWTHAFFLALYEDRYALTDVAQKFLNRAIKANDPLQTLYQMKSCRTPACVSQLRDEQWGDWRSHLSILVTNKSRQPEYDRSSVVALGDTLFQRGDIYAAHFCYLVAQEEFGRYDSSATELTTLTANVPRLILLGASHYKPFNEFASNEAIIMTEIYEYARSLFDPKFSIAQFQHYKFLLATRILDYGQHFRCTNYLEQIARHIELKPESYDSDFIQRVCGLAERLRYHDPILINRVSFASPPNASSKDSAAPEEKAWLRQLRSLAEVQPQQEHLQQQQQELQEQQEQQQQQAEIYQQFAEVNKQFSELNMQYRNDNAGQQPTPSAESQLLTEQQQQQPQQYYEPAPPQTQTETEAYPQEQAAAPPLYYDPHAAAQQPYDQHLLTSSYGQVDTATEAYQGQAAPEAAAAAAPAYGFDYWSGTQQPPYGDELQQPPAQGRPAISMPKSKSYDDEDNGSQKPSLRGGSTIDGAGKQQQQAGHDKQASSGGDLGAPPGNQNAGWFGGLWNKLSLKPKNQMILPDDKNPTIVWDKERKCWTNTEGSVDEAESFKPPPKMSDLGVASSSMPGMTGGNPPIFSNHHQADQDQSQKQQQQQQQQQQQPQPQQMMYGSPIDYTAAPAPEMIPTMPLPASSPAAAAAAPLAAGQPIGPQPKLQSNMFKMQRNRTLKNSYVDVFNPSGAPMSATPDNVLAPIMAPAAVPQGGYFVPGAVPGQQQQ; encoded by the exons ATGTTGCACAACAATGCGTCCTGGCTGCCAccgcatcagcagcagcagcagccgcaacagcagcagcatccgcaGCAGCCACATCCTCCTCaccttcagcagcagcagcaaccgcaTCCTGTCCAGCatcctcagcagcagcagctctatGCCAGCCAAATGtttcagcagcaacagcagcagcagccaacgACGGGCTACTGGCCGCCGGAGGAACAGCAGCAACCGCAGTCGCTGAACTACAACAACTACTTTGCGGgtcagcagcagccactgcagcagccgccgcagcaacagcagcaaatgtattatcccaCGCATCACCAGCTGCCTCAGGCCCCAGCGGAAACCGCTCTTGATTCCTTTGATAACAACAAtagcggaggaggaggcggcggcagcgtTCGGAACGATGGCTGGGGAGATTGGGGTGATTGGAATGATAACAATAACTCTAGCAGCAATGGCAACGAGGCCGTAATGGAGACGCCGCCGGAACAGCTGCTGGAGGACTCTTTCAATGTGCAATCCTCGCCAGGCAGTTGGCAGGCCTTTGCCAATAACAATACGGAGCTCTCACTGCAGCCTCCTGGTCCTCCTTTGATGCAGCAGCAAACGGCTCCTCCTTctttgctgcagcagcagcagcagcctcttGCTCCTCCTttactgcagcagcagcctgtTGCTCCTCCTTTGCTGCAGCATCAACCTGTTCCGCCGCCACCAGAGCTGGGACAAGAACCAGAGGTGGATGCCATTGTGCCGCCGCAAGCTTTCCAGAATCAACCAGCAGCTGCACCCCCACCAGCACtggcaccaccagcagcactGCCTCCAAGCATGTCGCCAGCCGCCGGCAATCCCTTCAAGCGTTCAACGGGACTAAGCAAGCGCGTTAACATACTGGCAACTCCGCCGGAAGGAGGCGCATCCTCGTCACCAGCACTTGCTCCAGTGGCTCCGGCAGTAGCACCAATGGCCCCGGCAGTGGTTCCTGCGCCATCAGAGCAGCTTTTCGGCCTGCCAGCGGAGGCACAGGGAGAGCCCTTCAGTATACTGGCCGCACTGCCAGTGGCTGCTTCTATAGGAGCTCCCTTACCCGCAGTCgttcctgctccggctccagctcctgctcctgctccggctcctgctcctgtggCATCGATCTATGCACCGCCACTGCTGGAACAGCCGGATAACCAGGAGGTGCTCGCGGCTCCGAACGACGAACGGGCACAGTACCTGCAAACGAGCCACCTGTCCGAGCAGCTGGGCGAGGGTGAAGCGGATCAGGATGCTGGCCTGCTGCCGCCACCTGGACTGTCCCGTCTGGTGCTCGGCCAGCCGGAATTGGACTTCCAGCAGCAGCGCTTGGTCACCGGAGGCACTGAGCAGTCATCGCTGAACGTGGCCCAGGCGGCGGCTCTCCAGCATATGGAGGAGCGCCAGGCCGACGGTGAGGATACCTCGGATGGGGAGCAGCAGGTGCGAAATCTACAGACACCACCGCGTCGCGTAGTCACGGGCGTGGAGACCAGTGTAGCCCCCGTTGCGCCGCTTTCCGTGCGCGAACAGCGCGAAGTGGTACTGGATGGCGAGAATCTGGAGGATCGCGAGGCACTGTCGCCACCACCGACGGCTGAGCTGCCGCAAGTACATCACATATTGCCCGCCGATGAGtcggagcagctgcagcatcaCAATCCGCCGCAGGCGCTGACggaccaacagcagcagccatccCAGCAGCCGTCTctggggcagcagcagcagccccagTTGGAGAAGCGTGCAGAAGCCGGACGTCGTGGCAATGCCGCCTCGCTGGAACTGGAGTCCGAGGACGAATCGGATGAGTTCCTGGCGAGCGAAAGAGAACGGGATCGCGAGCATGCACGCGAACGCCGCGACCCCATAGACGAGAGACCGAGGGGAGGCCGTGGTGGACGTGGCAGCCACTACACCTACGATGGCGAAACGGAGGACTCGGTGCGCGGTGCTCCCCACAACGAGAGCAAGACGCTGAGGGATTCCCATCACAGACGCAGCAACCATGAGTCCACGCGCTCGCGGCGCCACCCCGAACCGGAGGTGGAGCGTGAGAGGGAGCGCGAaagggatcgggatcgggaacGAGACCGCGAACGCGAGCGCACCTTTCGGCGACGATCCAATAAGTATTTTAGCGGCGGCGAGGATCAGGAGCAGCGTTCCTACGATCACCCGCGACACGgctacaacaacagcaactacGATGGCGAGTCGGATAACCTGGAGATAAATCATCTGGGCGAGGGCGAGCTGGATGCCAGTGGCGTCGGTGCTCCAGGTAGCATTGGCGGCGGTGGTCGGAGCAGCAAGACCGGTCGCCAGCGGCGCAGTGCCGTTGAGGAAGATTACGAGGAGTATGAACGGGAACGGGATCGCTACTACTCTCGGCGTTCCACAAAGCAGCATCCGACAGACAAGCCTCGTTCCAGCGGCGGCCGTAGAAGCTACGATAACCAGGGACGCGGCAGCGGGCGCATCGATGATTCGCGGCGATCGCGGCACAACGATCTGCGCAACTGGGATGGCTACGAAGAGTACCGGCGCAAGAGCTCGCGGAATAGTGACCTCGAAAAGGAGCGCATCaacggcggcggaggaggcagTGCCACAGCTGGCGGCCCTGGCTCCGGCACTGGCAAGCGCCGCATCCAGTATGCCGCCGGTGTGTCCGGCGCCTACGATCCGTATGGCATGTACGAGCAGATGTCGCGCAATCCACATGTCTACGCCGACATGTACGCCAAGTTCTATGGCCAGATGATCAATTCGATGACGGCGGCAGTCACAGCGAATGCCAGCGCTGTTCCCGGTGCTGGTGGAGTTGGCGCAATGCTGGGCGCCTTGGTGCCTGGCGCAGTGCCAGCAGCGGCGGCCACCCAACTGGTAACCCCGGGAAGTGTAAGCGCGGGCAGCAGCGAAGCGGCATTGCTCAAGGAGCGCGAAAG AGCTGCTGCCACTCCTGGCGaatcagcaggagcagcaccaACGACCACATATGGAGGCGTGACCACCACCGCTGTGGTGGCTCGTCCGCCTAGGCGGCGCACTCCCCTTCTGTTCAACCGGCCGCATCTGGTGGCCTCGTATGCGATGAGCATGCTCCTAAAGGTGAAGCCCAAGTATGCCGGCCGTGGAAGATTGCGCAACGATGTGGAGGTGGCGCCGCTTCGCATTCGCGACGGCACGAGCAGCCTGCTACGCATGTATCCAGGCCCATTGCAGGGCCGCAAGCTGCACAAGGATAAGATCATTAGCTTCTGCAAGGAGCAGATACGCCTGGGACCCACCCGTGGCTGCACGGTGCTGTATGCCACGCAGAAGAAGCCTCAAGGAAGCGTGAACAAGTATCGCGCCTCCCACGCCCTCATGTGGCACCTGCTCATTCTGCTGCTGCGCCAGAATGGG TACATTGCCGACACGGATGTGGGTGATCTGTTGCTGGACAACCAGCAGGAGTATCCCTACGACCCAAACGAATACGAGGTGGAGGCTGAGCCAGATGCGGatgaacagcagcagcaggagggcGAGACTCTGGTTCAGGCGGAGAAGCCACTGGACGACTCAGAGGCGGACAGTGAGACGGGTGGAGCTGGTGCTTTGCCCGAGCCCACAGTAACAGTAGGTGCCAATGCTAATGCAACGGGTGAAGCAGCGTCCCCACTGTCGGAACAGGCGGCCACGGACAAGTTCCGCAGCTATGTCCTCCGCGGCAATGTAGAGGAGGCCCTCCAATGGGCCACCGACAATGGCCTGTGGACGCATGCCTTTTTCCTGGCCCTCTACGAGGATCGCTATGCCTTGACTGATGTGGCCCAGAAGTTCCTCAATCGCGCCATCAAGGCCAACGATCCGCTGCAGACGCTCTACCAGATGAAGAGCTGTCGCACGCCGGCCTGCGTCAGCCAGCTGAGGGACGAGCAGTGGGGCGATTGGCGTTCTCATCTCTCCATTTTGGTCACAAACAAGAGCCGCCAGCCGGAGTACGATCGCAGCTCGGTAGTGGCTCTCGGCGATACGCTTTTCCAGCGCGGCGACATCTATGCGGCTCACTTTTGCTATCTGGTGGCCCAGGAGGAGTTTGGTCGATACGATAGCTCTGCCACGGAACTAACCACGCTGACGGCCAACGTGCCACGCCTGATCCTGCTGGGAGCCTCGCACTACAAGCCCTTCAACGAGTTCGCCAGCAACGAGGCCATTATTATGACGGAGATCTACGAGTACGCCCGCTCCCTGTTCGATCCCAAGTTCAGCATTGCCCAGTTCCAGCACTACAAGTTCCTGCTGGCCACGCGCATCCTGGACTACGGCCAGCACTTCCGCTGCACCAACTATCTGGAGCAGATAGCGCGGCACATTGAGCTCAAGCCGGAGAGCTATGACAGTGACTTTATTCAGAGG GTCTGTGGCCTGGCAGAACGTCTAAGGTATCACGATCCCATACTGATCAACCGGGTGTCCTTTGCAAGTCCTCCGAATGCCAGCAGTAAGGATTCGGCCGCTCCGGAAGAGAAGGCCTGGCTACGCCAGCTGCGCTCTCTGGCCGAGGTG CAGCCTCAACAGGAGCacctacagcagcagcagcaggagctgcaggagcagcaagagcaacagcagcagcaggctgaAATTTATCAGCAATTTGCAGAGGTAAACAAGCAGTTCAGCGAACTGAATATGCAATACCGCAATGACAATGCCGGGCAACAGCCCACGCCGTCTGCAGAGTCACAGCTCTTGAcagaacagcagcagcagcagccgcagcaatACTATGAGCCAGCCCCACCTCAAACCCAAACGGAGACAGAAGCCTATCCCCAGGAGCAGGCAGCGGCACCTCCGCTTTACTACGATCCCCATGCGGCTGCCCAGCAGCCATACGACCAGCACTTGCTGACCTCCAGTTATGGCCAAGTGGACACGGCCACTGAGGCCTACCAGGGACAGGCCGCACCAGAggcggcagctgcagctgctcctgccTACGGCTTTGATTATTGGTCAGGCACACAGCAGCCACCGTATGGCGATGAG ctccaACAGCCGCCGGCACAGGGTCGTCCGGCCATCTCCATGCCCAAGTCAAAGAGCTACGATGATGAGGATAATGGCAGCCAGAAGCCCTCACTTAGAGGAGGAAGCACCATCGATGGGGCTggcaaacagcagcagcaggcggggCACGACAAACAGGCCAGTTCTGGCGGTGATCTTGG CGCCCCACCTGGCAATCAAAACGCTGGCTGGTTTGGCGGCCTCTGGAACAAGCTCTCGCTGAAGCCCAAGAACCAAATGATCCTGCCGGACGACAAGAACCCAACCATTGTGTGGGACAAGGAGCGCAAGTGCTGGACAAATACCGAGGGCAGTGTCGATGAGGCGGAGAGCTTTAAGCCGCCGCCCAAGATGAGCGATTTGGGTGTGGCCAGTAGTAGTATGCCGGGAATGACAGGCGGCAATCCTCCCATCTTTAGCAATCATCATCAGGCCGACCAGGATCAgtcacaaaaacaacaacagcaacaacaacaacagcagcagcaaccgcaACCGCAGCAGATGATGTACGGCAGCCCCATTGACTATACGGCTGCTCCAGCGCCCGAAATGATACCCACGATGCCATTACCTGCCTcctcaccagcagcagcagctgcagctccgTTGGCAGCTGGACAACCCATCGGACCCCAGCCCAAGCTGCAATCAAACATGTTCAAGATGCAACGCAATCGCA CTTTGAAGAACTCCTATGTGGATGTGTTTAATCCCTCGGGTGCACCCATGTCAGCCACACCCGACAATGTCCTAGCTCCAATAATGGCGCCGGCGGCAGTGCCTCAGGGGGGTTACTTTGTGCCAGGAGCGGTGCCcgggcagcagcaacagtag